A genomic window from Vanessa cardui chromosome Z, ilVanCard2.1, whole genome shotgun sequence includes:
- the LOC124543005 gene encoding protein disulfide-isomerase A5: MWRQQFWKVLILCFLCVHLSSQVKKQKTSVITDIDDIKEFKKLLRTKTNVLVLFVNNNKASQSVLEVFREAADNMKGQATLVMMDCSGSEGKKLCKKLKVSTEKPYRLKHYKDSDYHKDYDRGMTVSAMVNFLRDPTGDLPWEEDPEAADIVHLADGEALIKFLKKGIATYKKSMIMFYAPWCGYCKSMKPDYVAAAGDLKGEAYLAAIDVSKPGNSKIRQLYNITGFPTLLYFEKGQFRFPYQGDNKHQAIVDFMRDPTAQPQKKKEVVDESWSKDTDVEHLTAQTFDSVLSKAEHALVVFYAPWCGHCKRIKPEFENAATRIKNENINGLLAAVDATQQPELASRFGVKGYPTLKYFNRGEFKYDAGHARQEQQIIDFIKSPQEPPPPPPPETPWSEEESSVRHLDSSSFRNVLRKIKHAIVMFYAPWCGHCKSTKPEFVKAAEKFADELIVAFAAVDCTQHKDICSNYDVKGYPTIKYFSHFDKVVQDYSGGRKEADFVSFIHSQMDKHQTSQKAKSNQDAGFGVNVVLADDGNFHEIISSSKPTFVMFYATWCGHCSTVKPAYSRLATTFQKENTVKVIAIDASENPKVADFAGVQTLPTFKIYASGKHLADYEGDRSTEDMLKFCKSYAKVNDEL, from the exons ATGTGGCGCCAACAGTTTTGGAAG GTATTAATCCTATGTTTCCTGTGTGTGCATTTGTCATCACAAGtaaaaaaacagaaaacatCAGTTATAACAGATATTGACGAcataaaagaatttaaaaagttgCTAAGAACCAAAACAAATGTGTTGGTTCtttttgtaaataacaataaagcaTCTCAGTCAGTTTTAGAAGTATTTAGAGAAGCTGCTGACAATATGAAAGGTCAAGCTACATTGGTAATGATGGACTGTAGTGGAAg TGAGGGTAAAAAATTATGCAAAAAGTTAAAGGTGTCTACTGAAAAGCCATACAGGCTCAAGCATTATAAAGATAGTGATTATCATAAGGACTATGACCGAGGCATGACTGTTAGTGCCATGGTTAATTTCCTTAGAGATCCAACAGGAGATTTGCCTTGGGAAGAAGATCCAGAGGCAGCAGATATAGTTCATTTAGCTGATGGAGAG GCGTTGATCAAATTTTTGAAGAAAGGAATAGCAACATATAAAAAGTCCATGATAATGTTCTATGCACCCTGGTGCGGTTATTGTAAGTCCATGAAACCAGATTATGTAGCTGCTGCAGGTGATTTGAAG ggTGAAGCATATTTAGCAGCTATTGATGTTTCAAAGCCGGGGAATTCAAAGATTAGACAGTTGTATAACATAACTGGATTTCCAACTCTTTTATACTTTGA aaAGGGACAGTTTCGGTTCCCCTACCAAGGAGACAACAAGCATCAAGCTATAGTGGACTTCATGAGAGATCCCACAGCGCAGCCACAGAAGAAGAAAGAAGTTGTCGATGAAAGCTGGTCAAAGGATACAGACGTGGAACATTTAACCG CTCAAACGTTTGACAGCGTGCTATCAAAAGCTGAGCACGCTTTGGTTGTATTCTACGCTCCTTGGTGTGGACACTGCAAACGAATTAAACCTGAATTTGAAAATGCAGCAACTAGAATCAAAAATGAGAAT aTAAATGGTCTTCTGGCCGCAGTGGATGCAACGCAACAGCCGGAATTAGCGTCCAGATTTGGTGTCAAAGGCTACCCGACTCTGAAATATTTCAACCGAGGCGAATTCAAATACGACGCGGGTCATGCAAGGCAGGAACAACAgatcattgattttattaag tCACCACAAGAGCCACCACCGCCGCCACCACCAGAGACTCCTTGGTCGGAGGAGGAGTCTTCCGTTCGTCATCTCGACTCGTCGAGTTTCCGCAACGTACTTCGGAAGATCAAACATGCTATCGTCATGTTTTATGCGCCCT GGTGTGGTCACTGCAAAAGCACGAAGCCGGAGTTCGTTAAAGCTGCGGAAAAGTTTGCAGATGAGTTGATTGTGGCGTTCGCTGCTGTTGACTGTACTCAGCATAAGGACATTTGCTCCAACTACGACGTGAAAGGATACCCAACTATTAAATACTTTAGCCATTTTGATAAAGTGGTCCAGGATTATAGCGGTGGCAGAAAG GAAGCAGATTTCGTGTCATTCATCCACAGTCAAATGGATAAACATCAGACATCACAGAAGGCGAAGAGTAATCAGGACGCCGGTTTCGGGGTGAATGTGGTGCTGGCTGATGATGGCAACTTCCACGAGATCATATCCTCGTCTAAACCTACCTTTGTCATGTTTTATGCTACCT GGTGTGGACATTGTTCGACAGTGAAACCAGCCTACAGTCGACTCGCAACGACATTCCAGAAGGAAAATACGGTCAAAGTAATAGCAATCGATGCATCTGAGAATCCCAAAGTGGCAGACTTCGCTGGCGTGCAAACTTTGCCAACGTTCAAGATATACGCATCAGGGAAGCACTTGGCTGATTACGAAGGTGATAGGTCAACGGAGGACATGCTTAAATTTTGCAAATCATACGCTAAGGTAAACGATGAATTGTGA